From Pedobacter indicus, a single genomic window includes:
- the trmD gene encoding tRNA (guanosine(37)-N1)-methyltransferase TrmD: MRVDIITVLPDLLESPFAHSILKRAQNKGLAEIHVHNLRDYSDNKHKSVDDYPYGGGSGMVMSIQPFAACIGALKRERSYDEVIFMTPDGSSLKQDTVNELAIYENIIILCGHYKGIDQRIRDLYVSREISIGDYVVSGGELPAAILVDAIIRVIPGVLSDETSALSDSFQGGLLDAPVYTRPANWEGVKVPEILLSGNQSAIENWRYEQAVARTKERRPDLLDN, translated from the coding sequence ATGAGGGTTGATATTATAACAGTTTTGCCGGACTTATTGGAAAGCCCTTTTGCTCATTCGATATTGAAAAGAGCACAAAATAAAGGACTGGCGGAGATTCATGTGCATAACCTACGTGACTATTCAGATAATAAGCATAAAAGTGTTGATGATTATCCTTACGGCGGCGGTAGTGGGATGGTAATGTCGATTCAGCCTTTTGCCGCTTGCATTGGGGCATTGAAAAGAGAACGTAGTTATGACGAGGTTATTTTTATGACGCCAGATGGCTCTTCTCTTAAACAGGATACTGTGAATGAGTTGGCCATTTATGAGAACATTATTATTCTTTGCGGACATTATAAAGGTATTGACCAGAGAATAAGAGATTTATATGTGAGTCGTGAGATATCTATTGGTGATTATGTTGTGTCCGGTGGAGAATTGCCGGCGGCTATTTTGGTAGATGCTATTATCAGAGTTATTCCGGGTGTTCTTTCAGATGAAACTTCGGCATTGTCTGATTCTTTCCAAGGAGGGTTACTTGATGCACCAGTGTATACGAGACCAGCAAATTGGGAAGGTGTTAAAGTGCCAGAGATTTTATTAAGTGGAAATCAGTCTGCTATTGAGAATTGGAGATATGAACAAGCTGTCGCACGTACGAAGGAGCGTAGACCAGATTTATTAGATAATTGA
- a CDS encoding sensor histidine kinase has translation MNKKSISLIISLMGLALLGVMAMQYYFIRQSFHLKAQLFDEAVMAALNTVALKAEKDEALRFLNEREMHESRMKRQRERQARESSEHKKSLEYANRMRMKRQQLNSEFKALEQQVKRRYPGAVLLDNSFYETYIKDPAYRNHVNYEVTIQTGYDEKGNAYQQQEWGIYSNQKAKVIKKAKDDSVRYFVVDPVVGEFVISLPPRVDSKLELEIRRVEHEAKMRAASLYMDSIKASANGDGSVLKNLANEFERSKKSISQRIDPKFMQEELRRELDIRDIHLDFDFQINNNSTDSVIFKFAGEDFSAESNAAYQTVLFPNDMTAEGAVLSVHFPNKSSLLVGNMKIMLASSVALLMVLIGCFAYTILSIIKQKKLSEMKSDFMNNMTHEFKTPVATIMIASESLKDPEMSMDRARVERLAGIIYDENVRLGNHIERVLNIARIEKGDLTLESGPIDMNELISTVIESLGLQLQKKNVTINLDLVAKDSIVLGDELHFSNVIFNLIDNSIKYSQKSPQIEIQTRNHANKLLISFKDNGIGMNRDQLSKIFDQFYRIPTGNIHNVKGFGLGLAYVQDIIKRLDGSIRVKSELNKGTEFEITLPLAN, from the coding sequence ATGAATAAAAAGAGTATCAGTCTTATTATTAGCTTGATGGGTCTTGCCTTATTGGGCGTAATGGCTATGCAATACTATTTTATAAGACAATCTTTTCATCTAAAGGCACAGTTGTTTGATGAAGCCGTTATGGCAGCATTGAATACAGTAGCGTTGAAAGCCGAGAAAGATGAAGCTCTTCGTTTTTTGAATGAAAGAGAGATGCACGAAAGCAGAATGAAGCGGCAGAGAGAACGTCAGGCACGAGAGTCTTCAGAGCATAAGAAGTCTTTAGAGTACGCCAATCGTATGCGTATGAAAAGACAACAGTTGAATTCGGAATTCAAGGCGTTGGAGCAGCAGGTAAAGAGACGCTATCCAGGCGCTGTTCTACTGGATAACAGTTTTTATGAGACCTATATAAAAGATCCTGCTTACCGGAACCATGTTAACTATGAAGTGACCATTCAAACAGGTTACGACGAGAAAGGGAATGCTTATCAACAGCAGGAATGGGGAATTTACTCTAATCAAAAGGCGAAAGTTATAAAGAAGGCGAAAGATGATAGTGTTCGTTACTTCGTCGTAGACCCGGTAGTTGGCGAATTTGTAATATCACTGCCTCCGCGCGTTGATTCTAAACTTGAACTGGAAATCAGACGTGTGGAACACGAAGCCAAGATGCGTGCCGCTAGCTTATATATGGACTCCATTAAAGCGAGCGCGAATGGAGACGGTTCTGTACTTAAAAATCTTGCAAATGAATTTGAACGGTCAAAAAAATCGATAAGCCAGCGTATCGATCCAAAGTTTATGCAGGAGGAGCTCCGAAGAGAGCTTGATATTCGGGATATTCATTTAGATTTTGATTTTCAAATTAATAATAACTCAACTGATTCGGTAATATTCAAATTTGCTGGTGAGGATTTTTCAGCGGAATCAAATGCCGCTTACCAAACTGTTCTCTTCCCTAATGACATGACTGCCGAAGGGGCAGTATTGTCCGTGCATTTTCCCAATAAGTCATCCCTCCTAGTTGGCAATATGAAAATTATGTTGGCCTCTTCTGTTGCGCTGTTGATGGTCTTGATTGGCTGTTTTGCATACACAATCTTATCGATTATAAAACAAAAGAAGCTTTCAGAAATGAAAAGTGACTTTATGAATAACATGACTCATGAATTCAAAACACCAGTAGCGACCATCATGATAGCTAGCGAGTCGTTGAAAGATCCGGAGATGTCTATGGATAGAGCTAGAGTAGAACGCTTGGCTGGCATTATTTACGATGAAAATGTAAGATTAGGGAATCATATTGAACGGGTTTTAAATATAGCGCGTATCGAAAAAGGGGATCTTACTTTAGAGTCGGGACCTATTGATATGAATGAGTTGATTTCGACGGTTATTGAGAGTCTGGGGCTGCAGCTTCAGAAGAAAAATGTAACCATCAACCTAGATTTGGTTGCAAAAGATTCGATTGTGCTTGGGGACGAGCTACACTTTTCGAATGTGATCTTCAACCTTATTGATAATTCAATCAAATATTCGCAAAAATCACCGCAAATTGAGATCCAAACACGTAATCATGCGAATAAACTTCTAATTTCCTTTAAAGATAATGGGATTGGAATGAATAGGGATCAATTGTCGAAGATATTTGATCAATTTTATAGAATACCGACGGGAAATATTCATAATGTTAAGGGTTTTGGATTAGGACTGGCCTATGTTCAAGATATTATTAAGCGGCTTGATGGTAGTATTCGCGTAAAGAGTGAGCTTAATAAAGGAACAGAGTTTGAAATAACCTTACCTTTAGCTAACTAA
- a CDS encoding DUF3127 domain-containing protein — protein MEITGKVHEIGQVQQVTDTFKKRDLVVQYAENPQFVEYIKFEATQDRVNLFDNLNLGDEVTVSFNLRGRPWTNKEGVTTYFNSLVAWRVNKVNTDTSSAAGYQNQPDSAPPIDISSDSGEDDLPF, from the coding sequence ATGGAAATTACTGGGAAAGTACATGAAATTGGCCAGGTGCAGCAAGTTACCGATACATTTAAGAAGCGTGATTTAGTAGTGCAATATGCTGAAAATCCACAATTTGTTGAATATATAAAGTTTGAGGCTACGCAAGACAGAGTGAATTTATTTGATAATCTGAATCTTGGTGATGAAGTAACCGTATCATTTAATTTGAGAGGGCGGCCATGGACGAACAAAGAAGGTGTAACAACATATTTTAATTCTTTGGTAGCTTGGAGAGTAAATAAAGTAAATACTGATACATCTTCTGCAGCAGGTTATCAGAATCAGCCGGATTCGGCGCCACCGATCGATATTTCTTCTGACAGTGGAGAAGATGATCTGCCTTTCTAA
- the rplS gene encoding 50S ribosomal protein L19 translates to MDLVKFVEEQAVTKNEVPAFKAGDTISVHYKIREGNKERVQVYQGVVIQRNSIGTSETFTVRKISNGVGVERIFPINSPNIEKIVVNSFGKVRRSKIYYLRSRTGKAARIKSKRI, encoded by the coding sequence ATGGATTTAGTAAAGTTTGTAGAAGAACAAGCGGTAACGAAAAACGAAGTTCCCGCATTTAAGGCAGGAGACACGATTAGTGTTCATTATAAAATACGTGAAGGAAATAAAGAACGTGTTCAGGTTTATCAAGGAGTTGTAATACAACGAAACAGTATTGGAACAAGTGAAACATTCACTGTGCGAAAGATTTCTAATGGTGTTGGTGTAGAACGTATTTTCCCGATAAACTCCCCTAATATTGAAAAAATTGTGGTGAATAGCTTCGGAAAGGTTCGTCGTTCTAAAATTTATTACTTACGTAGCCGTACAGGTAAAGCTGCTCGTATTAAATCGAAACGAATTTAG
- a CDS encoding glycoside hydrolase family 15 protein, with translation MKMRKTYESGIIGNCAFLAYVNKDTNISWLCWPRFDSSFVFGSLLDEEKGGTFSIKPHEGDFESEQYYIENTNVLRTEITSEDGVYRVTDFCPRFKQYDRYFKPLMLIRKIEPIKGNPKIKITCEPKYDYGRLTLKAHRGSNHLEFHGGPELIRLTTDIPATNLLEQRSFVLTETRYLFLTYGVPLEAPIVSTAERFLRETINYWRLWIKHSTIAPIYQKVVIRSSLALKIHQFEDTGAIIAAGTTSLPEFDGGGRNWDYRYCWLRDSFYILTALNHIGHFEEMERYASYIANISYEEKGRFQPLYSISGAKDLTESTLDHLSGFLNNQPVRIGNQAYEHVQNDVYGQAMLSVLPLYTDYRFVFKERTDSSQWVSFLLDKIETTIDEQDAGLWEFRNFANKHCYSNLFQWAGSHAALKIALLIGDKKVENRARNLIKRASKHIEACYDPERNVYTHAVDSPHLDASTLQLIMMNYLDPNSQRARDHLKALERELKTPEGLFYRYIHEDDFGKPKTTFLICAFWYVEALASVGRIEEAQETFERLLGYGNHLMLFSEDIDENDGSQWGNFPQAYSHVGLMNAVYRISQKLDKPSFLSNQT, from the coding sequence ATGAAAATGAGAAAAACTTACGAAAGTGGAATAATAGGTAATTGTGCATTTTTGGCATACGTTAATAAAGATACGAATATCTCTTGGTTGTGTTGGCCACGATTTGATAGTTCTTTTGTGTTTGGTAGCCTGCTTGATGAAGAAAAGGGTGGTACGTTTTCTATTAAACCCCACGAAGGTGATTTTGAGTCGGAGCAATATTATATAGAAAATACAAACGTTTTACGCACTGAAATTACTTCTGAGGATGGTGTCTATAGGGTAACTGATTTTTGCCCGCGCTTCAAACAATACGATCGATATTTTAAACCATTGATGTTAATCCGGAAAATAGAGCCTATTAAAGGAAATCCTAAAATAAAAATAACCTGTGAACCAAAATATGACTATGGGCGATTAACACTCAAGGCACACCGAGGCAGCAATCATCTTGAATTTCACGGCGGACCAGAACTAATACGTTTAACAACGGATATTCCGGCTACTAATCTGCTTGAACAGCGTTCGTTTGTTCTAACTGAAACACGTTATCTATTTCTTACATATGGTGTCCCACTAGAGGCGCCTATTGTCAGTACAGCTGAGCGTTTTCTTCGGGAGACGATTAATTACTGGCGGTTGTGGATTAAGCATTCAACGATTGCTCCTATTTATCAAAAGGTAGTCATAAGATCTTCCTTGGCACTAAAAATCCATCAGTTTGAGGACACAGGAGCTATTATTGCCGCTGGGACGACAAGTTTACCAGAATTTGATGGAGGCGGGCGAAATTGGGACTATCGATACTGTTGGTTAAGGGATAGCTTTTATATCTTGACTGCGTTGAACCATATTGGTCATTTTGAAGAGATGGAACGATACGCGTCATATATAGCTAATATTTCTTACGAAGAAAAAGGGCGATTCCAACCCTTATATAGTATTTCGGGAGCAAAGGATTTGACGGAAAGTACGTTGGATCATTTGAGTGGGTTTTTGAATAACCAGCCTGTTCGAATAGGTAATCAGGCCTACGAACATGTCCAAAACGATGTTTACGGACAAGCTATGCTTTCTGTACTGCCTTTATATACTGATTATCGGTTTGTATTTAAAGAACGTACTGATTCTAGTCAATGGGTTTCATTCTTATTAGACAAAATAGAAACCACCATCGATGAACAAGATGCGGGTCTTTGGGAATTCAGAAATTTTGCAAATAAGCATTGTTATAGTAATCTTTTTCAATGGGCGGGAAGCCACGCTGCTTTAAAAATAGCGTTGCTGATTGGTGATAAAAAAGTAGAGAACCGCGCCCGAAATCTCATTAAACGAGCGAGTAAACATATTGAAGCTTGCTACGATCCTGAGCGAAATGTTTATACTCATGCGGTGGATAGCCCACATTTAGATGCAAGTACTCTTCAACTAATTATGATGAATTACTTGGATCCCAACTCTCAGAGAGCCAGAGATCATCTGAAGGCATTAGAACGGGAGTTGAAAACACCGGAAGGACTGTTTTACCGCTATATTCATGAGGATGATTTTGGAAAACCGAAGACGACGTTTTTAATTTGTGCTTTTTGGTATGTAGAGGCTTTGGCAAGTGTTGGTCGGATTGAGGAGGCGCAAGAAACATTCGAAAGGTTACTGGGTTATGGGAACCATCTTATGTTATTTAGTGAGGATATAGATGAAAATGACGGTAGTCAATGGGGTAACTTTCCGCAGGCATATAGCCATGTCGGGCTTATGAATGCGGTTTATCGTATTTCTCAAAAATTGGATAAACCATCGTTTTTATCAAACCAGACTTAA
- a CDS encoding bifunctional alpha,alpha-trehalose-phosphate synthase (UDP-forming)/trehalose-phosphatase produces the protein MSKTIIVSNRLPLKITHEDSELEFSPSEGGLATGLGSIYKEKNNIWIGWPGMVVAEEEKAFVNEKLKDLSLVPVFLTEEDIIGYYEGFSNEILWPVFHYISTYARFDLDKWESYKNVNLKFAEVISKYVEPGDTIWVHDYQLLLLPNILRESFPEISIAFFQHIPFPSQELFRMIPWREELLSGILGADLVGFHTYDDVRHFISAATQLLDLHVDGSLIKMDERAIAVEPFPMGIDSEKFSALSETDSVKTLETTIKSYYQDQKILLSIDRLDYSKGIIQRLEAYNQFLEDNPEYHEKVVLLMIVVPSRDNVPEYQRLKDEIDRLVGNISSLYRKYNWEPIAYFYNSFPIEYLSALYNIADVCLITSMRDGMNLVCKEYIASRNDNTGVLILSEMAGASKELNDAIIINPNNIHEVKEAFIEALNMPEGEMKERMATMRELVFKYNIDHWVKIYMTRLSELIEIKTSMKTRVVKESLRNEILSLYKLATKRLILLDYDGTLVGFKKQIDSASPDSELDEILENFIKDKKNKTTIISGRKHQTLEKWFGNKELVLVAEHGAWLKEAHSAWKEKEGLSDFWKEEVHQLMDDFCDRTPGSFIEEKSYSLVWHYRKVQKGLGSLRANNLTDNLRYIIPGYGLQLLNGDKVVEVKQSEVNKGKAALSLLEKDNYDFILAIGDDYTDEDIFKVLPAEAITIKVGNQLSSARFSLKSHIEVRAFLKHLVNID, from the coding sequence GTGAGCAAAACAATTATCGTATCAAATCGACTTCCCTTAAAAATAACCCATGAAGATTCTGAATTGGAATTTAGTCCCAGTGAAGGTGGATTAGCTACTGGACTCGGATCCATTTATAAAGAAAAGAACAATATTTGGATCGGGTGGCCGGGCATGGTCGTAGCAGAAGAAGAAAAAGCGTTCGTAAATGAGAAATTAAAAGATTTAAGCTTGGTACCCGTATTTTTAACCGAAGAAGACATAATTGGGTATTATGAAGGTTTCTCGAATGAGATTCTTTGGCCGGTGTTTCACTACATATCAACGTATGCTCGTTTCGATTTAGATAAATGGGAATCCTATAAAAATGTCAACCTTAAATTTGCTGAAGTCATATCAAAATATGTAGAACCGGGTGACACTATTTGGGTTCATGACTATCAATTATTGCTTTTGCCCAATATTCTTCGTGAATCATTCCCCGAGATATCTATAGCGTTTTTTCAACATATACCGTTCCCTTCACAAGAGCTCTTTAGAATGATTCCGTGGCGCGAAGAACTACTTTCCGGAATATTAGGCGCTGATTTAGTCGGTTTTCATACTTACGATGATGTACGTCATTTTATTAGCGCAGCAACACAATTATTAGATTTACATGTTGATGGAAGTCTAATTAAAATGGACGAAAGAGCAATTGCCGTTGAACCATTTCCGATGGGGATCGATAGTGAAAAATTCTCAGCACTCTCTGAAACGGATTCAGTTAAGACTTTGGAAACAACGATAAAGTCCTACTATCAAGATCAAAAGATTCTGCTCTCTATAGACCGATTAGACTATAGCAAAGGTATTATTCAACGCTTAGAAGCTTATAATCAGTTTCTTGAAGATAATCCTGAATATCACGAGAAGGTCGTTCTATTAATGATTGTGGTCCCTTCGCGCGACAATGTCCCTGAATACCAACGATTAAAAGATGAGATTGACCGCTTAGTAGGAAATATCAGCTCACTTTATAGAAAATATAATTGGGAGCCTATAGCGTATTTTTATAATAGCTTTCCAATTGAATATCTATCTGCTCTTTACAACATAGCCGATGTCTGCTTAATTACCTCTATGCGGGACGGCATGAACCTCGTTTGTAAAGAATATATTGCTAGCAGGAATGATAACACTGGCGTCCTTATCTTAAGTGAAATGGCTGGTGCATCGAAAGAGCTCAATGATGCGATTATTATTAACCCCAATAATATACACGAGGTCAAGGAAGCATTTATCGAAGCACTCAATATGCCAGAAGGTGAAATGAAAGAAAGGATGGCTACAATGCGTGAGTTAGTATTTAAATACAACATAGACCATTGGGTAAAAATATATATGACACGTTTATCAGAACTAATCGAGATCAAAACGTCTATGAAAACACGTGTTGTAAAAGAATCTCTTCGGAACGAGATTCTTAGTCTTTACAAGCTTGCTACCAAACGACTTATTTTATTAGATTACGATGGCACACTCGTTGGTTTCAAAAAGCAAATCGATTCGGCGTCTCCAGATTCAGAGCTCGATGAAATTTTAGAGAATTTCATTAAAGACAAGAAAAATAAGACAACCATTATTAGTGGAAGGAAACATCAAACATTAGAAAAATGGTTCGGAAATAAGGAATTGGTTCTCGTTGCAGAGCATGGGGCTTGGTTGAAAGAAGCCCATAGCGCGTGGAAAGAAAAGGAAGGGCTTTCCGATTTTTGGAAAGAAGAAGTGCATCAACTGATGGATGATTTTTGTGATCGGACTCCTGGGTCTTTTATTGAGGAAAAAAGCTATTCACTAGTCTGGCATTACCGTAAAGTTCAAAAAGGATTGGGATCCTTACGAGCAAATAACTTAACGGACAATCTACGATATATTATTCCCGGCTATGGACTGCAACTTTTAAACGGAGATAAAGTCGTCGAAGTAAAACAATCAGAGGTGAATAAAGGAAAAGCAGCCTTGAGTCTACTAGAAAAAGATAACTATGATTTTATTTTAGCGATAGGAGATGACTATACCGACGAAGATATTTTTAAAGTTCTGCCAGCTGAAGCTATTACAATCAAAGTAGGAAATCAACTGTCATCCGCTCGCTTCTCTTTAAAAAGCCATATTGAAGTTCGAGCATTTTTGAAGCATTTAGTAAATATTGATTAA
- a CDS encoding response regulator transcription factor: MTKILLAEDDPNLGDILKEYLELKGKFDVTLCVDGDDALRAFNRESFDLCILDVMMPKKDGFTLGKEIRKLNDGVPIIFATAKGMMEDKSIAFGLGGDDYITKPFRVEELLLRINALLKRASSKDSVTKEPVPTNFKIGSYAFDFTSQIITRNGEQQKLSTKEAELLQMLCLRKNDVLTREEALIKIWHDDNYFNGRSMDVFLSKLRKYLKADPNVEIVNVHGKGYKLIVSQ; encoded by the coding sequence ATGACAAAAATATTACTGGCTGAAGACGATCCGAATTTGGGTGATATTCTGAAGGAATATCTTGAGCTAAAAGGAAAATTTGATGTGACGTTATGTGTAGATGGCGATGATGCATTACGGGCTTTTAATCGCGAGTCTTTTGATCTTTGTATTCTTGATGTTATGATGCCCAAAAAGGACGGATTTACATTGGGCAAAGAAATCAGAAAGCTAAACGATGGAGTACCTATTATCTTTGCTACGGCAAAAGGTATGATGGAAGATAAGTCAATCGCGTTCGGCTTAGGAGGTGACGATTATATAACGAAACCTTTTCGGGTTGAAGAACTATTGTTAAGAATAAACGCGCTATTAAAGCGGGCGTCTAGCAAAGATAGCGTGACCAAGGAACCTGTGCCCACAAACTTTAAAATTGGCTCCTATGCTTTTGATTTTACTTCGCAAATTATTACTAGGAATGGTGAGCAGCAAAAATTATCGACCAAAGAAGCAGAGTTATTGCAGATGCTTTGTCTGAGAAAGAATGATGTTCTAACCAGAGAAGAAGCACTGATAAAAATCTGGCACGACGATAACTATTTTAATGGCCGCAGTATGGATGTTTTTTTAAGTAAACTGCGGAAATATCTCAAGGCTGACCCGAATGTTGAAATAGTGAATGTTCATGGAAAAGGCTATAAACTAATTGTAAGTCAATAA
- a CDS encoding THUMP domain-containing class I SAM-dependent RNA methyltransferase produces the protein MQVFNNTSKVIITCNKRLAPYLSQEVEELGFENIRVFPTRVELNASLNDCIKLNLNLHCASQILYSIKSFQAQNGDDLYREIASIAWEEIIDFNGYVSVNSNVTNETITTPLFANLKVKDGIADRIKARKGLRPNSGPDLHKTVIHLYWQDTQAEVFIDTSGETLAKHAYRKHPGKAPMLEALASGVIYSLKWDRQTPFINPMCGSGTLAIEAALIATGRKPGLFRMNYGFMHILGYQEEVFFEERRQLKARIDKTKKIKIIASDISEEAIELARKNAKTAGVDTLIDFFVQDFRKTPIEPSPGVIVFNPEYGDRLGVHSKLELVYKAMGDFMKQSCRGYMGYIFTGNPELAKKIGLRASRKIEFYNGRLDCRLLEYELYEGSKR, from the coding sequence ATGCAAGTTTTCAACAATACATCCAAAGTAATTATAACCTGTAATAAGCGTTTAGCTCCCTATTTATCACAGGAAGTTGAAGAGTTAGGGTTTGAGAATATCCGTGTTTTCCCAACACGAGTAGAATTGAACGCAAGTCTGAATGACTGCATTAAACTTAACTTGAATTTACACTGTGCTAGTCAGATCCTCTATTCTATAAAAAGTTTTCAAGCGCAAAACGGTGACGATCTATATCGAGAGATTGCTTCCATTGCTTGGGAAGAAATTATCGACTTTAATGGGTATGTATCTGTTAATTCAAACGTTACGAACGAAACGATTACAACACCGTTATTTGCTAACCTGAAAGTTAAGGATGGCATCGCGGATCGAATTAAAGCGCGGAAAGGTCTACGACCCAATAGCGGTCCCGATTTACACAAAACTGTCATCCATTTGTATTGGCAAGACACACAGGCTGAAGTATTTATCGACACCTCCGGCGAAACATTGGCAAAACACGCCTATCGCAAACACCCAGGTAAAGCCCCCATGTTAGAGGCATTAGCTTCGGGCGTTATTTATTCTTTAAAATGGGATCGGCAAACTCCATTCATAAACCCTATGTGTGGCTCAGGAACACTTGCTATTGAAGCCGCTCTTATCGCTACAGGTCGAAAACCAGGCTTATTTCGAATGAATTATGGGTTTATGCATATATTAGGGTACCAAGAAGAAGTTTTCTTCGAGGAACGCCGCCAGTTAAAAGCCCGTATTGATAAAACAAAAAAGATTAAGATCATTGCGAGTGATATTTCGGAAGAGGCGATTGAACTCGCACGTAAGAATGCCAAAACTGCCGGAGTCGACACCCTTATCGATTTTTTTGTTCAAGACTTCCGAAAAACCCCCATCGAACCGAGTCCGGGCGTTATTGTATTTAACCCAGAATACGGGGATCGTTTAGGAGTACACTCCAAACTAGAATTAGTTTACAAAGCTATGGGCGATTTTATGAAGCAATCTTGTAGAGGATATATGGGTTACATTTTTACAGGGAACCCAGAACTTGCCAAAAAAATCGGACTTCGAGCGTCACGAAAAATAGAGTTTTACAATGGTAGGCTTGATTGCAGATTGTTAGAATATGAATTGTATGAAGGCTCAAAAAGGTAG
- a CDS encoding 30S ribosomal protein S16, with amino-acid sequence MATKIRLQRFGKKGKPFYHVVVADSRAPRDGKFIERLGSYNPNTNPATVSIDFDKTLDWLNKGAQPTDTARAILSYRGVLYKKHLLGGVKKGAFDEATAEARFQEWLTSKEDQINNKKKNIADATSETKKAALAAESKKKEAKAAAIVAKNTPPADENEEVSEEAGTEVENSTSEEASASEETSTEE; translated from the coding sequence ATGGCAACTAAAATAAGATTGCAAAGATTTGGTAAAAAAGGAAAACCTTTTTACCACGTAGTAGTAGCTGATTCTCGTGCTCCGAGAGATGGAAAATTTATAGAACGTTTAGGTTCATATAACCCTAATACGAATCCCGCTACAGTTTCTATTGATTTTGATAAGACGTTAGATTGGTTGAACAAAGGAGCGCAACCTACTGATACAGCACGTGCGATTCTTTCTTATAGAGGAGTATTGTACAAAAAACATCTTTTGGGAGGTGTTAAAAAAGGGGCGTTCGACGAAGCTACTGCTGAAGCTCGGTTCCAAGAGTGGTTAACAAGTAAAGAGGACCAGATTAACAATAAAAAGAAAAACATTGCAGACGCTACGTCTGAAACAAAGAAAGCTGCTTTAGCTGCTGAATCAAAAAAGAAAGAGGCTAAAGCTGCAGCTATTGTTGCTAAGAATACCCCTCCAGCAGACGAAAATGAAGAAGTTTCAGAGGAAGCCGGTACTGAAGTAGAAAATTCGACATCTGAAGAAGCTTCGGCATCTGAAGAAACTTCTACCGAGGAATAA
- the rimM gene encoding ribosome maturation factor RimM (Essential for efficient processing of 16S rRNA), with translation MDHQGYFRIGYFTKTRGLKGELQLFFDFEDPELLELDSIYVEIDRQLVPFFVGSYRLQANQTGYFFIDDIDHIDQAKNLVHKSIFLPDDRKPVRNDDEFYMEDLKGFEVIESTHGNLGIIEAIDEYPQQYIATVFFNSKQVMFPLSDDFITTVDEEKKELYVSLPEGLIDIYLS, from the coding sequence ATGGATCACCAAGGTTATTTTAGAATAGGTTATTTCACGAAAACTCGCGGGTTAAAGGGAGAATTACAGCTGTTTTTTGATTTTGAGGATCCAGAGTTGCTTGAGCTCGATTCTATTTACGTCGAGATTGATCGACAATTGGTTCCCTTTTTCGTTGGTTCCTATCGTCTTCAGGCAAATCAAACGGGATATTTTTTTATAGATGATATTGATCATATAGACCAAGCAAAAAATCTCGTTCATAAAAGCATTTTTCTGCCAGATGACAGAAAGCCTGTCAGAAATGATGATGAGTTTTATATGGAAGATCTGAAAGGCTTTGAGGTTATTGAGTCAACTCATGGAAACTTGGGTATTATCGAAGCAATAGATGAATATCCTCAACAGTATATAGCAACCGTGTTCTTCAATTCCAAACAAGTCATGTTTCCGTTAAGCGATGATTTTATTACAACGGTTGATGAGGAAAAAAAAGAACTATATGTAAGTCTACCTGAAGGATTAATTGATATATATCTAAGCTAA